A stretch of the Ictidomys tridecemlineatus isolate mIctTri1 chromosome 5, mIctTri1.hap1, whole genome shotgun sequence genome encodes the following:
- the Ndufaf5 gene encoding arginine-hydroxylase NDUFAF5, mitochondrial isoform X3, which translates to MWDLGRAPREKIHYVLKPNGVFVGAMFGGDTLYELRCSLQLAETEREGGFSPHISPFTAVNDLGHLLGRAGFNTLTVDTDEIQVNYPGMFELMEDLQGMGESNCSWNRKALLHRETMLAAAAVYREMYRNEDGSVPATYQIYYMIGWKYHDSQARPAERGSATVSFGELGKLNNLMSQTEKSQ; encoded by the exons ATGTGGGACCTGGGCAGGGCTCCAAGAGAAAAG ATTCATTATGTTTTAAAACCAAATGGAGTTTTCGTCGGTGCAATGTTTGGAGGTGACACGCTCTATGAGCTTCGGTGTTCATTGCAGTTAGCCGAaacagaaagggaaggaggattTTCTCCACACATTTCTCCTTTTACTGCTGTCAATGACCTAGGACATCTGCTCGGGAGAGCTGGCTTTAATACCCTGACTGTG GATACGGATGAAATTCAAGTTAACTATCCTGGGATGTTTGAATTGATGGAAGACTTACAAG GTATGGGTGAGAGTAACTGTTCTTGGAATAGGAAAGCCCTGCTACACAGAGAAACAATGCTGGCAGCTGCAGCGGTTTACAGAG AAATGTACAGAAATGAAGATGGTTCAGTACCTGCCACATACCAGATCTATTACATGATAGGATGGAAGTATCATGATTCTCAG gCAAGACCAGCTGAAAGAGGTTCTGCAACCGTGTCATTTGGAGAGCTAGGAAAATTAAACAATCTTATGTCACAGACGGAAAAgtcacaataa